One genomic window of Corynebacterium pseudotuberculosis includes the following:
- a CDS encoding formate/nitrite transporter family protein gives MAKKVVLFETDFWRYSVRCIFAGVYLTLGTAFAVTLGQKLDHVVHGVGYPIFGLMFFVGLYTIVLLNAELATSNMMYLGFGVVHKKLSLPKATQILLVCTFFNLVGAVLVAFLLSRAVVFSHVDAESLVSTITETKLGKSSLGLLVEGILANVAVNMGIIGVAMVKEFSGKFLTLVVTISMFTVMGLEHVIANFSLVSLVGFSAESLPSHFDAAHIARNWAIVFIGNLIGGGVCMGAAYAWLNRGNEKYRD, from the coding sequence GTGGCAAAGAAGGTTGTCCTCTTTGAAACTGATTTCTGGCGGTATTCTGTCCGCTGCATTTTCGCTGGTGTTTACCTAACACTGGGAACCGCTTTCGCCGTTACCCTTGGACAAAAGCTTGATCATGTTGTTCACGGTGTGGGATACCCGATTTTCGGATTGATGTTCTTTGTCGGCTTGTACACCATAGTTTTGCTTAATGCCGAGCTGGCCACGAGCAACATGATGTATCTGGGGTTCGGAGTTGTGCATAAGAAACTGTCTTTGCCCAAGGCCACCCAAATACTTCTTGTGTGTACCTTTTTCAATCTTGTGGGCGCTGTACTCGTAGCCTTCCTGCTGAGCAGAGCGGTTGTTTTTTCCCATGTAGATGCAGAGAGCTTGGTTTCTACTATCACAGAAACTAAATTGGGCAAGTCATCTTTGGGACTCCTCGTCGAAGGAATTCTGGCTAACGTGGCAGTCAACATGGGCATCATCGGGGTGGCCATGGTGAAGGAGTTTTCCGGCAAGTTTCTTACCTTGGTGGTTACCATCAGCATGTTTACCGTGATGGGCCTTGAACACGTTATTGCAAACTTCAGCCTTGTTTCTTTAGTCGGTTTTAGCGCCGAGTCACTTCCATCCCATTTTGATGCTGCGCATATTGCTCGCAACTGGGCGATCGTTTTTATCGGTAATCTCATCGGCGGTGGCGTATGCATGGGAGCCGCCTACGCGTGGCTTAACCGGGGGAATGAAAAATACCGCGACTAA